In one Neobacillus sp. WH10 genomic region, the following are encoded:
- a CDS encoding D-arabinono-1,4-lactone oxidase: MFSMIKTVKGRTWKNWARTCESTPEKILYPSSIEEVSSIVKEASKQKKTIRVVGAGHSFTSLVKTEDWLVSLDSLSGIGQIDEENSTVTVLGGTRLFQLGEALGRAGYAQENLGDINVQSLAGAISTGTHGTGLEFGNLSTQVMELSLVTASGEILTVSEKQNPHYFKACLVSLGGLGIIVKVKLKMIKSLVYEYRSEKVRYSKFEQQLDHYITANRHFEFYLFPFSDIVQIKTMNVTDRKPQSLSFHHFNNLFLENYLFFILSEICRLFPKSSRSISRLSSKAVGSTAIAANSHELFATPRLVKFREIEYCIPLHHFKSALQEIRKCIETKQHQVHFPIECRTVKADDIWLSPSYQRDSAYIAFHMYKGMPYEEYFQDMELIMKKYEGRPHWGKMHNQSKEELLSLYPKLPDFLTIRKELDPQGTFLNDYMKRLWI, from the coding sequence ATGTTTTCTATGATCAAGACAGTAAAAGGAAGAACGTGGAAGAATTGGGCGCGTACATGTGAGAGTACTCCAGAAAAAATTCTCTATCCCTCTTCTATAGAGGAGGTTTCTTCGATCGTAAAAGAAGCTTCTAAGCAAAAGAAGACGATCAGAGTAGTCGGAGCTGGGCATTCATTTACTAGTTTAGTGAAAACAGAAGATTGGTTAGTTTCGCTTGATTCTTTGAGCGGGATTGGACAGATTGATGAAGAAAATAGTACCGTAACTGTTTTAGGCGGTACCAGGTTATTTCAATTAGGAGAAGCACTTGGTCGTGCCGGATATGCCCAAGAAAACCTTGGGGATATAAATGTCCAAAGCTTAGCGGGAGCCATTTCGACGGGAACCCATGGCACGGGACTGGAGTTTGGTAATCTTTCAACCCAGGTAATGGAGTTATCACTGGTAACTGCATCTGGGGAAATTCTCACAGTCTCTGAGAAACAAAACCCTCACTATTTCAAAGCTTGTCTTGTTTCGCTAGGGGGTCTCGGAATTATCGTTAAAGTCAAACTAAAAATGATTAAAAGCCTTGTGTACGAATATAGAAGCGAGAAGGTTCGTTATTCGAAGTTTGAACAACAACTCGATCACTACATCACAGCAAACCGACATTTCGAATTTTATTTATTCCCTTTTTCAGATATCGTCCAAATTAAAACAATGAACGTCACAGATCGAAAGCCTCAGAGTTTGTCGTTCCACCATTTTAATAATCTTTTCTTAGAAAACTATTTGTTTTTCATCCTCTCAGAGATCTGCCGATTGTTTCCAAAGAGCAGCCGCTCCATCAGCAGGTTATCCTCTAAGGCTGTTGGAAGCACAGCTATTGCAGCAAATAGTCATGAGCTCTTTGCTACTCCAAGATTAGTTAAATTCAGGGAAATAGAATACTGCATTCCACTTCATCATTTCAAGTCGGCACTTCAAGAGATTCGGAAATGTATTGAAACAAAGCAGCACCAAGTACATTTTCCAATAGAATGTAGGACCGTCAAGGCAGATGACATTTGGCTCAGTCCTTCCTACCAAAGAGATTCTGCCTATATCGCCTTCCATATGTACAAAGGTATGCCCTATGAAGAGTATTTTCAGGATATGGAATTAATAATGAAGAAATACGAGGGAAGACCGCATTGGGGGAAAATGCACAACCAAAGCAAAGAAGAATTATTATCCCTCTACCCAAAACTCCCAGACTTCCTAACAATAAGAAAAGAACTAGACCCACAAGGTACCTTCCTAAACGACTACATGAAAAGACTATGGATATGA
- a CDS encoding YoaK family protein: MIDKQTKIPSLSSNSVRLGVLLAIVGGFLDAYTFISRDGVFANAQTGNIVLLAVKVANGEWGGSILYILPIFAFILGVLVSEVVKIPHIRQVLHSYRRSILILECVVLIFVGILPSSVPNKVVTVCISFVSSLQISTFNKLDKWSYNSTVTTGNLRTATQAAYSAFIEHNQGAKEQFKKFFVIILSFLFGALTGTFTTTYIGNTSVWIPSGLLVIALILYHRDRGYFRSR, encoded by the coding sequence ATGATAGACAAACAAACAAAGATTCCTTCGTTATCGTCAAATTCTGTTCGTTTGGGTGTATTGTTAGCTATAGTTGGCGGTTTTTTAGATGCGTATACTTTCATTAGCAGAGATGGGGTATTTGCTAATGCACAAACAGGAAATATTGTATTATTAGCTGTAAAAGTAGCAAATGGGGAGTGGGGAGGTTCAATCCTCTATATTCTGCCAATATTCGCTTTTATACTAGGTGTTTTGGTATCCGAAGTCGTTAAGATTCCCCATATAAGGCAAGTATTACATAGCTATAGACGTTCGATTCTTATATTAGAGTGCGTGGTTCTGATCTTTGTAGGTATTTTGCCAAGCAGTGTGCCTAATAAAGTAGTAACCGTATGTATTTCGTTTGTATCATCATTGCAAATCTCTACTTTCAATAAACTCGATAAGTGGTCTTACAATTCAACGGTGACAACAGGGAACCTTCGAACAGCCACACAAGCAGCCTATTCGGCGTTTATCGAACATAATCAGGGAGCAAAAGAACAGTTTAAAAAATTCTTTGTTATCATTCTTTCTTTTCTATTTGGTGCACTGACAGGGACATTTACTACAACTTATATAGGGAATACATCTGTTTGGATACCATCGGGACTTTTAGTGATTGCCCTCATTTTATATCACAGGGATAGAGGATATTTTAGGAGCCGTTAA
- a CDS encoding sigma-70 family RNA polymerase sigma factor — translation MDIAKFVDMAKKGNDEAFEQLISSVRAKLYRTAYSYVRNEQDALDIYQETIYKAYISLKKLKKPESFQSWITRILVSKCIDFIRKESRHFSTDNEEIFAELISKESVDYIAHSMDLSEAFKFLDPKYKTIILLRYYHDFSIKEIAAIMNYPEGTVKSYLHRVQKELRPILKEGYLYE, via the coding sequence ATGGATATAGCAAAATTTGTAGACATGGCGAAGAAGGGTAATGATGAAGCGTTTGAACAACTGATTAGTTCTGTTCGCGCTAAATTGTACCGGACTGCCTATTCATATGTTAGAAATGAACAAGATGCTCTTGATATTTATCAAGAAACTATTTACAAAGCCTACATTTCTCTAAAAAAATTAAAAAAACCTGAGAGTTTTCAAAGCTGGATTACAAGGATTCTTGTTTCAAAGTGTATTGATTTTATTCGAAAAGAATCGAGACATTTTTCAACAGATAATGAGGAGATATTTGCTGAACTAATTTCTAAAGAAAGCGTTGATTACATAGCCCATTCAATGGATTTATCCGAAGCCTTTAAATTTTTGGATCCCAAATACAAGACAATTATTTTGTTGAGGTATTATCATGATTTTTCCATTAAGGAAATTGCGGCCATTATGAATTACCCGGAAGGAACAGTAAAATCATACTTACATCGAGTGCAAAAAGAGTTGAGGCCGATTTTAAAGGAGGGCTATCTTTATGAATAA
- a CDS encoding MerR family DNA-binding protein has protein sequence MSDERLFSISELATMFDISSRTIRYYEEVGMLTPETRDRLTKQRSYTNQERRRLKMILRGKKLGFSLQEIKEMIELYEANPEGAAEKKAIIQHANRKIQDINEQILQLQILRDEIITHKERYIHKSDSNELDKDKNKS, from the coding sequence ATGTCAGATGAACGTCTTTTTTCGATAAGCGAACTAGCAACAATGTTTGATATCAGCTCTAGAACGATTCGTTACTATGAAGAAGTCGGAATGCTAACGCCTGAAACGCGTGATCGGCTAACCAAACAACGAAGCTATACAAACCAAGAACGGAGAAGGTTAAAAATGATACTTCGTGGTAAAAAGCTGGGTTTTAGCTTGCAAGAAATAAAGGAAATGATTGAGCTGTACGAAGCTAACCCTGAAGGGGCTGCAGAGAAAAAGGCAATCATCCAGCATGCAAACCGTAAGATTCAAGATATTAATGAACAAATCTTACAACTGCAAATATTAAGAGATGAAATAATCACTCACAAAGAACGGTATATCCATAAAAGTGATTCAAATGAGCTGGACAAAGATAAAAATAAGAGTTGA
- a CDS encoding AraC family transcriptional regulator codes for MCVSRYSIIKNTIDYIETHLEDELSLETVANFAGFSKYHFHRIFQKEIGMTVMEYVRTRRIAVSASQLLYTDQKIIDIAFQYHFETQESYTRAFKKIYKLPPGHYRKIMSTVTLQREDTELKKEQTIKGWFLSGSHPFHYEIGIDRKNFHKGEASGYLKAVSTESFGEFATMMQEFKAEKYLGKRIKLSGFLKSKSVEGFCGFWMRVDNGLGDVLQFDNMGDRPVSGDTEWNHYFIVLDVPENSSVISFGVLLSGSGQVWIDQLNFEEVDETVQTTNINFSKDILEEPINLSFEEIE; via the coding sequence ATGTGTGTGAGTCGTTATTCGATTATTAAAAACACGATTGACTATATTGAAACACATCTAGAGGACGAACTGTCACTGGAGACGGTTGCAAACTTCGCCGGTTTTTCAAAATATCATTTCCATCGGATATTTCAAAAGGAAATTGGCATGACGGTAATGGAGTATGTTCGAACTCGAAGAATCGCCGTTTCAGCAAGCCAGCTCCTATATACCGATCAAAAAATTATCGACATTGCTTTCCAGTATCATTTCGAGACACAGGAATCGTATACTCGTGCTTTTAAAAAGATTTATAAATTGCCACCAGGCCATTATCGAAAGATTATGTCTACAGTTACTTTACAAAGGGAGGATACTGAATTGAAAAAAGAGCAGACAATTAAAGGTTGGTTTTTAAGCGGCAGTCATCCGTTTCATTATGAAATAGGCATTGACCGTAAGAACTTTCATAAAGGGGAAGCTTCAGGCTATTTGAAGGCTGTTTCAACCGAGTCCTTCGGTGAATTTGCTACAATGATGCAGGAGTTTAAGGCGGAAAAATATCTTGGAAAAAGGATTAAATTATCCGGCTTTTTAAAATCCAAGAGTGTAGAAGGATTTTGCGGTTTTTGGATGAGGGTTGATAACGGTTTAGGCGATGTATTGCAGTTTGATAATATGGGGGATCGTCCTGTCAGCGGGGACACTGAGTGGAATCATTATTTTATTGTCCTTGATGTGCCGGAAAATAGTTCCGTCATCTCATTCGGTGTTCTACTGTCGGGAAGCGGCCAGGTCTGGATTGACCAACTGAATTTTGAAGAAGTTGATGAAACCGTACAAACCACCAATATCAATTTCTCAAAGGATATTTTAGAAGAGCCAATAAATCTATCTTTTGAGGAAATAGAATAA
- a CDS encoding aminopeptidase: protein MVLPNFDENLQKYAKLLVAKGINVQPGDWVKMTITVDQAPLARFITKEAYALGAEKVIVKWSDDEISKLHYLHQPIEVLTNIPEYEIQESEDHVLNHRVSRLSIVSSDPGLLNEVDPAKIAAYQNVYGKAFSAQRIATQNDDLKWTVAAAAEAGWASKVFPDLATSEEQVDALWDQIFKTCRVYAEDPIAAWDDHKKTLNEKAAKLNEIQFDALHYTAPGTDLTLGLPKNHIWACAESYNPKGEEFIANMPTEEVFTAPDTHRMEGVVRSTKPLSYAGTLIEGIEVHFKDGKIVDISAEKGDETIKKLVFDNEGGTGLGEVALVPDPSPISQSGITFFTTLFDENASNHLAIGAAYPTTIQGGTKMSQEELLKHGMNTSTVHVDFMIGSDKMDIDGIKHDGTIVPIFRNGDWAF from the coding sequence ATGGTCCTGCCAAATTTTGATGAGAATTTGCAAAAATATGCGAAACTTTTAGTTGCGAAAGGAATTAATGTTCAACCTGGTGATTGGGTAAAAATGACCATTACCGTTGATCAAGCTCCTTTAGCTCGTTTTATTACTAAAGAAGCTTATGCTTTAGGTGCTGAAAAAGTAATCGTAAAATGGTCCGATGACGAAATTAGCAAGCTTCATTACTTACATCAACCAATAGAAGTACTGACCAACATTCCTGAATACGAAATTCAAGAATCCGAAGATCATGTATTAAACCATCGCGTGAGCCGTCTTTCGATTGTATCAAGTGATCCAGGATTACTAAATGAAGTCGATCCGGCTAAAATTGCGGCCTATCAAAATGTGTATGGAAAAGCATTCAGTGCCCAGCGCATTGCAACACAAAATGATGATTTGAAATGGACCGTTGCCGCTGCTGCTGAAGCAGGCTGGGCTTCCAAAGTATTCCCAGACTTAGCAACTTCCGAAGAACAAGTCGATGCCTTATGGGATCAAATCTTCAAAACCTGTCGTGTCTATGCAGAGGATCCAATTGCCGCCTGGGATGACCATAAAAAAACATTGAATGAAAAGGCAGCGAAATTAAATGAAATCCAGTTTGATGCTTTGCACTACACAGCACCTGGTACAGATTTAACTTTAGGCTTACCAAAGAACCACATTTGGGCATGTGCCGAAAGTTATAATCCAAAAGGGGAAGAATTTATTGCCAACATGCCTACGGAAGAGGTCTTCACTGCTCCTGACACACATCGTATGGAAGGTGTGGTCCGCAGCACAAAGCCGTTGAGCTATGCTGGTACATTAATTGAAGGTATTGAAGTGCACTTTAAAGATGGCAAAATTGTGGACATTTCTGCTGAAAAAGGAGATGAAACCATTAAGAAATTGGTTTTTGACAACGAAGGTGGAACTGGCTTGGGCGAAGTTGCCCTAGTACCAGACCCATCACCCATTTCTCAATCTGGTATTACCTTCTTTACAACACTATTTGATGAGAATGCATCCAATCACTTAGCAATCGGTGCCGCCTATCCTACTACAATTCAAGGTGGGACGAAAATGAGCCAAGAAGAATTATTAAAACATGGCATGAATACTTCCACTGTACACGTTGACTTCATGATTGGTTCTGACAAGATGGATATTGATGGCATTAAACACGATGGCACCATTGTTCCTATCTTCCGTAATGGAGACTGGGCATTTTAG
- a CDS encoding DUF1835 domain-containing protein produces MIHILFGPSPAGSLRAAFKENGIDKNEQIISFWDMFSIGPVWRLDEEAGREARFDWMKNVINDEFEEFQEYKQSFQKTIDQILSIPEGLPITIWTSDNAHEQTGLIFVVHLLKERNNDLILINTTKAFRELFKKRNVQYTVLHSGEISPDKLQIIYDQGQGRVLTDHDKEDYENEWLSLSDTLETLRIWRNGRIVSVPEDYYDPFIIRKAKKLHREQITKDFMKSARLIGEVLGHLDQYVGDEFLEYRLRKLIEKEVFDVEGSLIAMRYYSVKLR; encoded by the coding sequence ATGATCCATATTCTGTTTGGCCCATCTCCTGCAGGCAGTTTAAGAGCAGCCTTTAAGGAGAATGGAATAGATAAAAATGAACAAATCATTTCCTTTTGGGATATGTTCTCAATTGGTCCAGTCTGGCGATTAGATGAAGAAGCAGGGAGAGAAGCGCGGTTTGATTGGATGAAAAATGTGATAAATGATGAATTTGAAGAATTTCAGGAATATAAACAAAGTTTTCAAAAGACAATTGATCAAATTTTATCCATTCCAGAAGGGTTACCAATCACGATTTGGACTTCAGACAACGCTCATGAACAGACAGGACTGATATTTGTCGTGCATCTTTTAAAAGAAAGAAATAATGATTTAATCCTTATCAACACGACAAAGGCTTTTAGGGAACTTTTTAAAAAAAGAAATGTCCAATATACCGTATTGCATTCAGGCGAAATTAGTCCTGATAAACTCCAAATAATATATGATCAAGGACAAGGAAGAGTCCTTACTGACCATGATAAAGAAGATTATGAGAATGAATGGCTTTCTTTATCAGATACTCTGGAAACTTTGAGAATTTGGAGAAACGGAAGGATTGTGAGTGTTCCTGAAGACTATTATGACCCATTTATCATCCGTAAGGCTAAAAAGTTACATAGAGAGCAGATAACAAAAGACTTTATGAAATCTGCCAGATTAATTGGCGAGGTGTTAGGGCATTTAGACCAATATGTTGGCGATGAATTTTTGGAATATCGCCTAAGAAAGCTGATAGAAAAAGAGGTCTTCGATGTAGAAGGCAGTTTGATCGCTATGAGATACTATAGTGTGAAATTGCGTTAG
- a CDS encoding acyl-CoA dehydrogenase family protein encodes MSIASQDTEARGKNSYSFDEFVEKRENLDWYRDEPFLQKAVKKFTGSEYEQVHEKIFSFSPTVSSQWNRLAAQSARPEVRPYLLHFDAFNHRIDRVVRPMETHRLEKGVFGEGLFSSQMTSWESFVKRMLIHQIGEGGVTCPLTCTHGLIALIEEFPDEEHPELDEILVHTKEGVNGDFAIGAQFMSEIQGGSDLPANLLEAVPDGKNYRLYGNKFFCSVAHSDYSVVTAKISGSNKVSTFIVPSWLPGDKEKEKRNGYQINRIKWKMGTAEVPTGEFQYNGALAYPIGPKDKGIAVAVGIVLTLSRLEIGIACAGFMLRASREANLYSEFRTVFGKRIKDYPLAASKLKLIENAAERATAGAFKIYDLFLRLEKPLNPGLKSDHPLDIRKQLFNLRELILLQKIGTTKEGVEILREAISVFAGHGVMEEFSSLPRIFRDVVVNEQWEGPRNLLLTQIYRDISRVADWYSPSDFVSNVLDGASQETIQTFSEQLEDLLQRPVLGEVSEGSMEAAMEWDAFCSSFFKAYQEVALSEIK; translated from the coding sequence ATGAGCATAGCTTCCCAAGACACAGAAGCTAGAGGCAAAAATTCATATAGCTTCGACGAATTCGTTGAAAAGCGTGAAAATCTCGATTGGTATCGTGATGAACCTTTTTTACAAAAAGCAGTGAAAAAATTTACTGGTTCAGAGTATGAGCAAGTTCATGAAAAAATATTTTCCTTTTCTCCAACGGTATCTTCTCAATGGAACCGTTTAGCCGCACAAAGTGCGAGGCCGGAAGTCCGTCCTTACTTGCTTCACTTTGATGCATTTAACCACAGGATAGACAGAGTTGTGCGGCCTATGGAAACACATCGGTTAGAAAAGGGAGTATTTGGTGAAGGCCTTTTTTCTAGTCAAATGACATCTTGGGAAAGTTTTGTTAAACGCATGTTAATTCATCAAATAGGAGAAGGAGGGGTTACATGCCCTTTAACATGTACCCACGGTTTAATTGCTCTAATTGAAGAATTTCCTGATGAAGAGCATCCGGAACTTGATGAGATTTTGGTGCATACAAAAGAAGGGGTTAACGGCGATTTTGCCATCGGCGCCCAGTTTATGTCGGAGATTCAGGGTGGCTCTGATTTGCCTGCTAATCTATTGGAAGCCGTTCCGGATGGAAAAAACTATCGATTATATGGGAATAAATTCTTTTGCTCTGTCGCACATTCCGACTATTCCGTTGTTACAGCCAAAATTTCAGGTTCAAACAAGGTATCAACATTTATTGTTCCTTCGTGGCTTCCAGGTGATAAAGAGAAGGAAAAGAGAAATGGTTATCAAATTAACCGGATTAAATGGAAGATGGGTACTGCTGAGGTTCCAACAGGCGAATTTCAATATAATGGTGCCCTAGCCTATCCAATCGGTCCAAAAGATAAAGGCATAGCTGTAGCAGTGGGAATTGTTCTGACGCTATCCCGTCTTGAAATCGGAATTGCCTGTGCCGGATTTATGCTGCGTGCATCAAGGGAAGCGAATCTTTATAGTGAATTCCGTACGGTATTTGGAAAAAGAATCAAAGACTACCCACTTGCAGCTAGCAAATTAAAGCTAATAGAAAATGCCGCTGAACGGGCAACGGCGGGTGCATTTAAAATTTATGATCTTTTCTTACGTCTTGAAAAGCCGCTAAACCCAGGGCTTAAATCAGATCATCCACTTGATATTAGGAAACAACTATTTAATCTACGTGAACTTATTTTATTGCAGAAAATTGGCACTACGAAAGAAGGTGTGGAAATATTACGAGAGGCAATCTCGGTGTTTGCCGGTCATGGGGTAATGGAAGAGTTCTCCTCACTTCCTCGGATATTCCGTGATGTCGTGGTAAACGAACAATGGGAAGGTCCACGTAATCTTCTATTAACCCAAATTTACCGTGATATCAGTAGAGTAGCTGATTGGTATTCTCCGTCAGATTTTGTTAGTAATGTTCTTGATGGAGCTTCTCAGGAAACGATTCAAACTTTTTCAGAACAGCTAGAAGACCTGCTGCAAAGACCTGTTCTCGGTGAAGTAAGTGAAGGATCCATGGAAGCTGCGATGGAGTGGGATGCATTTTGTAGTTCTTTCTTTAAAGCCTATCAGGAAGTAGCTTTATCAGAGATAAAGTAA
- a CDS encoding DJ-1/PfpI family protein, whose product MSKKVLIIAGDAVEALEIYYPYFRCLEEGYEVKIAAPSKKKLQTVVHDFIGWDTYTESKGYLIEAQIAFEDVNPEEFDGLIIPGGRAPEYIRLNENVPRIVAHFFEANKPVAAICHASLVLTTVRQYMEGRELTAYIACKPDVEAAGATYIENPLHVQGNLVSGHAWPDLPGFMKEFINQLNQ is encoded by the coding sequence TTGTCCAAAAAAGTACTTATAATTGCCGGAGATGCCGTAGAGGCCTTGGAGATTTATTATCCGTATTTTCGCTGTCTAGAAGAAGGCTACGAGGTGAAAATTGCCGCCCCATCAAAGAAAAAGCTGCAAACGGTCGTGCATGATTTTATTGGTTGGGATACTTATACCGAAAGCAAAGGATACCTAATTGAGGCACAGATTGCCTTCGAGGATGTAAATCCTGAAGAGTTTGACGGGTTAATAATTCCAGGAGGAAGAGCTCCCGAGTACATTCGTTTAAATGAAAATGTTCCACGGATTGTCGCACATTTCTTTGAAGCGAATAAACCGGTTGCTGCTATTTGCCACGCAAGTCTCGTTTTAACAACGGTTCGTCAATACATGGAAGGCAGAGAGTTGACTGCCTATATCGCCTGTAAACCAGATGTTGAAGCAGCCGGTGCCACTTATATTGAGAATCCTCTTCATGTGCAAGGAAATCTTGTTTCTGGCCATGCCTGGCCAGATCTACCGGGCTTCATGAAAGAATTTATTAATCAATTAAACCAATAA
- a CDS encoding CPBP family intramembrane glutamic endopeptidase: MKNAWFVSFIRFPMLIMVLLLLFLLLKIFGLPFQFPFLPEFSNVYFTVVNVLCFFLLHRLLKKEGRSIKDLIDFRIDRVIKDILFGLLWLLVLYVPFVVTIMGIMFVMYGPDLFEHFQIVFAGNEEIFTFSRPQWLMWVIACISFVFPFLNAPIEELMYRGYAQPLIINHFKKVWIGIIIPSIGFALQHIILAVSLQGAIVYAAAFFVWGIGSGIIFHKQKRLFPLIVCHFFVNIAFAILPLIFLISRQN, encoded by the coding sequence TTGAAAAATGCCTGGTTTGTTTCATTTATCCGATTTCCAATGTTAATCATGGTACTGTTACTTCTCTTTTTATTGCTAAAAATATTTGGTTTACCGTTTCAGTTTCCCTTTCTGCCGGAATTTTCAAATGTTTACTTTACTGTCGTTAATGTGCTTTGTTTTTTTCTGTTACATCGTCTGCTAAAAAAAGAAGGTCGTTCCATAAAAGATTTAATCGATTTTCGCATAGATCGAGTAATAAAAGATATTTTGTTCGGTTTGTTATGGCTATTGGTCTTGTATGTTCCATTCGTGGTAACAATTATGGGAATCATGTTTGTCATGTATGGACCGGATTTATTCGAACACTTCCAGATTGTTTTTGCCGGAAATGAAGAAATCTTTACATTTTCACGGCCTCAATGGCTAATGTGGGTAATAGCCTGCATTTCTTTCGTTTTTCCGTTTTTAAATGCACCTATTGAAGAACTAATGTATCGGGGCTATGCGCAGCCATTAATTATCAACCATTTTAAAAAAGTGTGGATTGGAATAATCATTCCTTCTATTGGCTTTGCTTTGCAACACATTATATTGGCAGTTAGCTTACAAGGGGCTATTGTCTATGCGGCCGCTTTTTTTGTGTGGGGAATTGGCAGCGGGATCATCTTTCACAAGCAAAAAAGATTGTTTCCTCTCATCGTTTGTCATTTCTTTGTAAACATAGCATTCGCGATCTTACCGCTAATCTTTCTTATTTCAAGGCAAAATTAA
- a CDS encoding DUF4179 domain-containing protein: MNKDKFNRSIDNINVPIEKVMAREKAAIFQAKKKRKAGRTTKRSILVACGLCLSLLGSGFVSTGMAEALSNIPLIGPIYKDFRDIASEKIEHDQLTTVIDKQDSKNGLTMTVKEAAYDGNRIIVTVVYTGQKELSMKEEKAGFSYITINGQQEIKPAIGSTGQDDINSKTIIEHHQFTFSKYNEFGDNIEIEVHGENLFGYEGKLKVAFPLKKIKGDVFEFYPKVTTKTVDDVYKLTADKVTFSPLSTRIDLTIDYPAEMDKNDTWPWFDFSVVDDNGQVYDKLKLQAGMVFGNYGHHMVLTLPPMDTIPKSFTLKPSRQNSEGFSEEIKELELVVPLDKKK, from the coding sequence ATGAATAAAGACAAATTCAATCGATCTATCGACAACATAAATGTACCAATTGAAAAGGTAATGGCAAGGGAGAAGGCGGCTATCTTTCAAGCCAAGAAAAAAAGAAAAGCCGGAAGAACCACAAAACGGTCAATCTTGGTTGCATGTGGGTTATGTCTATCTTTGCTTGGTTCTGGATTTGTTTCAACAGGCATGGCGGAAGCCTTATCAAATATTCCCCTAATTGGTCCAATTTATAAGGATTTTAGAGACATTGCCTCAGAGAAAATTGAACACGATCAACTTACGACAGTAATTGATAAACAAGATAGTAAAAACGGCTTAACAATGACTGTAAAAGAAGCAGCATATGATGGCAACCGGATAATCGTAACAGTAGTTTACACAGGTCAAAAAGAACTTTCGATGAAAGAAGAAAAGGCCGGCTTTAGCTATATAACAATTAATGGACAACAAGAAATTAAACCAGCAATTGGTTCAACAGGTCAGGACGACATAAACTCGAAAACAATAATTGAACATCATCAATTTACCTTCTCTAAATATAATGAATTTGGCGATAACATTGAGATTGAGGTCCATGGAGAAAACTTATTTGGCTATGAGGGCAAGTTGAAGGTGGCTTTCCCACTTAAAAAAATAAAAGGCGATGTGTTTGAGTTTTATCCAAAGGTTACAACTAAAACGGTTGATGATGTTTATAAGTTAACAGCGGACAAAGTAACCTTTTCACCTCTATCAACCAGAATAGACCTAACGATTGATTACCCTGCTGAAATGGATAAAAACGATACTTGGCCATGGTTTGATTTCTCTGTAGTCGATGATAATGGTCAGGTATATGATAAACTGAAACTACAAGCAGGCATGGTTTTTGGGAACTATGGTCATCATATGGTACTGACTTTACCTCCAATGGATACAATACCAAAATCATTTACACTTAAGCCAAGTCGACAAAATAGTGAAGGTTTTAGCGAAGAAATAAAGGAATTAGAATTGGTCGTTCCTTTGGATAAAAAGAAGTAA
- a CDS encoding DUF6518 family protein, with product MKEKLVYIRAKSEKVPPLQQRLVRVLFVFILGALLGFLAKYTDGLVVGLIGTYLGFWITVTTIIAVRSRSPKAAALHAFVFLIAMLLVYYIYSMVLFGFFPKYYFIAWGSIALISPIGGYAVWYAKGNGWIAALCAAFPISLLLVEGFSFFYTLSIPRGFDIILAILLFIILPANHFQRLRMLPIVTGLFFLIEQIGLLYYLPG from the coding sequence ATGAAAGAAAAGCTGGTTTACATAAGAGCTAAGTCGGAAAAAGTGCCTCCGTTACAACAGAGATTGGTAAGAGTATTGTTTGTATTTATACTAGGAGCTTTATTGGGTTTCTTGGCAAAATACACAGATGGTTTAGTTGTAGGATTAATAGGGACTTACCTAGGATTTTGGATAACAGTAACAACAATAATTGCCGTTCGAAGTCGTTCGCCTAAAGCTGCGGCATTACACGCATTTGTTTTTCTAATCGCTATGTTGCTTGTTTATTATATCTATTCAATGGTGTTGTTTGGATTTTTTCCAAAATATTATTTTATCGCTTGGGGCAGCATTGCACTGATTTCACCGATCGGTGGTTATGCGGTGTGGTACGCAAAAGGAAATGGCTGGATTGCTGCACTTTGTGCGGCCTTTCCCATTAGTTTGCTCTTGGTAGAAGGTTTTAGTTTTTTCTATACTTTATCAATCCCAAGAGGATTTGATATAATTTTAGCTATTTTGTTATTTATCATTTTGCCTGCAAATCATTTTCAGCGCTTACGCATGTTACCTATTGTCACTGGACTATTTTTCTTAATTGAACAGATAGGACTACTGTATTACTTGCCGGGATAA